The Streptomyces achromogenes genome window below encodes:
- a CDS encoding exodeoxyribonuclease III: MRIATWNVNSITARLPRLLAWLESSGTDVLCLQEAKVAEEQFPIEQLRELGYEAAVHATGRWNGVAVVSRVGLADVVKGLPGDPGYDGAPEPRAVSATCGPVRVWSVYVPNGREVDHPHYAYKLQWFEALKAAVAGDAAGSRPFAVLGDYNVAPTDDDVYDLAAFEGLTHVTPAERAALASLREAGLSDVVPRPLKYEHPYTYWDYRQLAFPKNRGMRIDLVYGNEPFAKAVKDSYVDREERKGKGASDHAPVVVDLEV; this comes from the coding sequence ATGCGTATCGCGACCTGGAACGTGAACTCGATCACCGCCCGCCTGCCGAGGCTCCTGGCGTGGCTGGAGAGCAGCGGCACCGACGTGCTGTGCCTCCAGGAGGCCAAGGTCGCCGAGGAGCAGTTCCCGATCGAGCAGCTGCGCGAACTGGGCTACGAGGCGGCGGTCCACGCCACCGGCCGGTGGAACGGCGTGGCGGTCGTCTCCCGCGTCGGCCTGGCGGACGTCGTGAAGGGCCTGCCCGGCGATCCCGGCTACGACGGCGCGCCGGAGCCGCGCGCGGTCTCGGCGACCTGCGGTCCGGTCCGCGTGTGGTCGGTGTACGTGCCGAACGGCCGCGAGGTCGACCACCCGCACTACGCCTACAAGCTCCAGTGGTTCGAGGCCCTCAAGGCGGCCGTCGCCGGGGACGCGGCGGGCAGCCGGCCCTTCGCGGTGCTGGGCGACTACAACGTGGCGCCGACCGACGACGACGTGTACGACCTGGCCGCCTTCGAGGGCCTCACGCATGTCACCCCGGCCGAGCGGGCGGCCCTCGCGTCCCTGCGCGAGGCCGGGCTGTCGGACGTCGTCCCGCGCCCCCTGAAGTACGAGCACCCCTACACCTACTGGGACTACCGTCAGCTCGCCTTCCCCAAGAACCGCGGCATGCGCATCGACCTGGTGTACGGCAACGAGCCGTTCGCCAAGGCGGTCAAGGACTCCTACGTGGACCGCGAGGAGCGCAAGGGCAAGGGCGCCTCGGACCACGCGCCCGTCGTGGTCGACCTGGAGGTGTAG
- a CDS encoding DUF6278 family protein, with translation MNIPFLGNRSKKYRAAVLAEDPEGIAELLAECELLRSHAARQGIGLDDTAGSLEALDQLPPRWRDDEENLPWFGHDAGLYLGTVVVRSVPGAAWAIRPGGEVVVRLSSGREVDVVAAGREWAVSGTPELSQLYAEVAEN, from the coding sequence ATGAACATCCCTTTCCTGGGCAACAGGAGCAAGAAGTACCGTGCGGCGGTGCTGGCCGAGGACCCCGAGGGGATCGCCGAACTCCTCGCCGAGTGCGAGCTGTTGCGCTCGCACGCGGCCCGGCAGGGGATCGGACTGGACGACACGGCGGGCTCGCTGGAGGCGCTCGACCAGCTGCCGCCCCGCTGGCGCGACGACGAGGAGAACCTGCCCTGGTTCGGCCATGACGCGGGGCTCTACCTGGGGACGGTCGTCGTGCGCTCCGTGCCCGGCGCCGCCTGGGCGATCCGGCCCGGCGGGGAGGTGGTCGTCCGGCTGTCGTCGGGCCGGGAGGTCGACGTGGTCGCGGCCGGCCGTGAGTGGGCCGTGAGCGGGACGCCCGAGCTGTCCCAGCTGTACGCCGAGGTGGCCGAGAACTGA
- a CDS encoding amino acid ABC transporter ATP-binding protein: protein MAVDPLIELRDVNKYFGELHVLQDVNLTVGRGEVVVVIGPSGSGKSTLCRAINRLEPIQSGSIMLDGQPLPEEGKGLARLRSEVGMVFQSFNLFAHKTVLQNISLGQVKVRRRKKDDADRRSRELLDRVGLADQADKFPAQLSGGQQQRVAIARALAMDPKALLFDEPTSALDPEMINEVLEVMRQLAQEGMTMVVVTHEMGFARSAANRVVFMADGRIVEDRTPEEFFTAPSSDRAKDFLSKILKH, encoded by the coding sequence ATGGCCGTCGATCCGTTGATCGAGCTGCGTGACGTCAACAAGTACTTCGGGGAGCTGCATGTCCTGCAGGACGTCAACCTCACGGTCGGCAGGGGGGAGGTGGTCGTGGTGATCGGCCCTTCGGGGTCGGGGAAGTCGACACTGTGCCGCGCGATCAACCGGCTGGAGCCCATCCAGTCGGGCTCGATCATGCTCGACGGTCAGCCGCTGCCCGAGGAGGGCAAGGGGCTGGCCCGCCTGCGTTCCGAGGTCGGCATGGTCTTCCAGTCGTTCAACCTCTTCGCCCACAAGACGGTCCTGCAGAACATCTCGCTGGGGCAGGTGAAGGTCCGCCGCCGCAAGAAGGACGACGCCGACCGGCGCTCGCGCGAACTGCTCGACCGCGTGGGCCTCGCCGACCAGGCCGACAAGTTCCCGGCGCAGCTCTCCGGCGGCCAGCAGCAGCGCGTGGCCATCGCCCGCGCCCTGGCCATGGACCCCAAGGCGCTCCTGTTCGACGAGCCCACCTCCGCCCTCGACCCCGAGATGATCAACGAGGTCCTCGAGGTGATGCGGCAACTGGCGCAGGAGGGGATGACCATGGTCGTCGTCACCCACGAGATGGGTTTCGCGCGCTCGGCCGCCAACCGTGTGGTGTTCATGGCGGACGGCCGCATCGTGGAGGACCGCACTCCGGAGGAGTTCTTCACCGCCCCGAGCAGCGACCGCGCCAAGGACTTCCTCTCCAAGATCCTCAAGCACTGA
- a CDS encoding alpha/beta fold hydrolase, whose amino-acid sequence MGQHRRALRTTAVGAVSVSLVAGTVLALAPSAQAAAAAVRYVDIAGDGGTVLKANVVTPAVADGTRRYPLIVLPTSWGFPQVEYLAQARRLADSGYVVLSYNVRGFWQSGGEIDVAGPRDVADASEVIDWALANTPADAAHIGMAGVSYGAGISVLAAAHDPRVRAVASLSGWGDLIDSIYSGRTQHLQAAAVLDTVGTVTGRQSAESREVFSAFYSGDLSKEKDLVAWGKKRSPSTYADQLNRNGAAVMLAGSWGDTIFPPNQSAALYEKLSGPKRMEFRPGDHATAELPGLFGLPNDVWTDTRRWFDHYLRGVDNGVDREQPVRLTSRTGGGYEGYPDWKSVNATRRKLALAGSTTIHTNVDSGADGGIVFLSSILDQVARLPPVASIPLLPRRWAAVWQSEKYATAQRVRGTALLHTTVTPTAESGTLVAYLYDVGPLGLAKLVGNAPYTFHARTPGKPFGLDLELGSTAYDVPAGHRLALVVDTVDPLYKEHNPSGARLTFSSPADDPSYVSVPLREQ is encoded by the coding sequence GTGGGACAGCATCGCAGGGCCCTGCGCACGACCGCCGTGGGCGCCGTCTCCGTTTCGCTGGTGGCCGGCACGGTGCTCGCCCTGGCCCCCTCGGCGCAGGCCGCCGCGGCCGCCGTCCGCTATGTCGACATCGCCGGGGACGGCGGAACCGTCCTCAAGGCGAACGTCGTCACCCCCGCCGTCGCGGACGGCACCCGCCGGTACCCGCTGATCGTGCTCCCCACGAGCTGGGGCTTCCCGCAGGTCGAGTACCTGGCCCAGGCACGGCGACTCGCCGACTCCGGTTACGTCGTGCTCAGTTACAACGTGCGGGGCTTCTGGCAGTCCGGCGGGGAGATCGACGTGGCGGGCCCGCGCGACGTCGCCGACGCCTCCGAGGTCATCGACTGGGCGCTCGCCAACACCCCGGCCGACGCCGCGCACATCGGCATGGCGGGCGTCTCCTACGGCGCCGGGATCAGCGTCCTGGCGGCAGCCCACGACCCGCGCGTCCGAGCCGTCGCCTCGCTGAGCGGCTGGGGCGACCTGATCGACTCGATCTACTCGGGGCGCACCCAGCACCTCCAGGCCGCCGCCGTGCTGGACACCGTGGGCACGGTCACCGGCCGGCAGAGCGCCGAGTCGCGGGAGGTCTTCTCCGCCTTCTACTCCGGCGACCTGTCGAAGGAGAAGGACCTCGTCGCCTGGGGGAAGAAACGTTCCCCCTCGACCTACGCCGACCAGCTCAACCGCAACGGCGCCGCGGTGATGCTGGCCGGCTCCTGGGGCGACACCATCTTCCCGCCCAACCAGTCCGCCGCCCTCTACGAGAAGCTGTCCGGCCCCAAGCGGATGGAGTTCCGGCCCGGCGACCACGCCACCGCCGAGCTCCCCGGCCTGTTCGGACTGCCCAACGACGTGTGGACCGACACCCGGCGCTGGTTCGACCACTACCTGCGGGGCGTGGACAACGGCGTCGACCGGGAACAGCCCGTGCGGCTCACGTCCCGTACGGGGGGCGGCTACGAGGGCTACCCGGACTGGAAGTCGGTGAACGCGACGCGCAGGAAGCTGGCGCTGGCCGGCTCGACCACGATCCACACCAACGTGGACTCCGGCGCGGACGGCGGCATCGTCTTCCTCTCCAGCATCCTCGACCAGGTCGCTCGGCTGCCCCCGGTCGCCTCGATACCCCTGCTCCCCCGCCGCTGGGCCGCCGTGTGGCAGTCGGAGAAGTACGCCACGGCGCAGCGGGTGCGCGGTACGGCCCTGCTGCACACCACGGTGACCCCGACCGCGGAGAGCGGCACCCTCGTCGCCTACCTGTACGACGTGGGGCCGCTCGGCCTCGCCAAGCTGGTCGGCAACGCGCCCTACACCTTCCACGCGCGCACACCCGGCAAGCCGTTCGGCCTCGATCTGGAGCTGGGCTCCACGGCCTACGACGTCCCGGCAGGACACCGGCTCGCCCTGGTCGTCGACACCGTCGACCCGCTCTACAAGGAGCACAACCCGTCCGGCGCACGGCTGACCTTCTCCTCGCCGGCGGACGACCCGTCGTACGTGTCGGTCCCGCTGCGCGAGCAGTGA
- the ggt gene encoding gamma-glutamyltransferase yields the protein MRRPVARKLSVLAVSAAVVTVGAAAPPAPQRAPVAKVPVAVGYGGAVASVDADASAAGIEVLRGGGNAVDAAVATAAALGVTEPYSAGVGGGGYFVYYDAKSRSVHTIDGRERAPLTADSGLFLENGKPLAFADAVSSGLGVGTPGTPATWATALSRWGSERLGTVLKPAERLARDGFTVDDTFRSQTAANETRFRYFPDTAELFLPGGRLPVVGSTFKNPDLARTYQELGKKGVDAIYRGDLGKDIVSTVNHPPVDPASGWNARPGDLTVKDLAAYRAKLQAPTRTSYRGLGVYSIAPSSSGGTTVGEALNILERTNLSKASETQYLHHFIEASRIAFADRGRWVGDPAFEDVPTRQLLSQRYADSRACLIKDDAVLTSPLAPGDPRRPAACATGGTAAPTTYEGENTTHLTVADKWGNVVSYTLTIEQTGGSGITVPGRGFLLNNELTDFSFAPADPAVHDPNLPGPGKRPRSSISPTIVLDKHDRPVVALGSPGGATIITTVLQTLTEFLDRRLPLVDAIAAPRASQRNAAQTELEPALYDDTSPGGLRARLEAIGHSFKRNPEIGAATAVQRLPDGRWLAAAETVRRGGGSAQVVHPAR from the coding sequence ATGCGTCGCCCTGTCGCGCGGAAGCTGTCGGTCCTGGCGGTCTCGGCCGCCGTGGTCACGGTGGGGGCCGCCGCGCCACCCGCCCCACAGAGAGCCCCTGTTGCCAAGGTCCCGGTCGCCGTCGGCTACGGCGGAGCCGTCGCCAGCGTCGACGCGGACGCCTCGGCGGCCGGCATCGAGGTGCTGCGGGGGGGCGGCAACGCCGTCGACGCGGCCGTCGCCACCGCCGCCGCCCTCGGTGTCACCGAGCCCTACTCGGCCGGTGTCGGCGGAGGCGGCTACTTCGTCTACTACGACGCCAAGTCCCGCAGTGTGCACACCATCGACGGCCGCGAGAGGGCGCCGCTGACCGCGGACTCCGGCCTCTTCCTGGAGAACGGCAAGCCGCTCGCCTTCGCCGACGCCGTCAGCAGCGGCCTCGGCGTCGGCACGCCGGGCACACCCGCCACCTGGGCGACCGCCCTGTCCCGCTGGGGCAGCGAACGGCTCGGCACGGTCCTCAAGCCCGCCGAGCGGCTGGCCCGCGACGGCTTCACCGTCGACGACACCTTCCGCTCCCAGACCGCGGCCAACGAGACACGCTTCCGCTACTTCCCGGACACCGCCGAGCTGTTCCTGCCCGGCGGCCGGCTGCCGGTCGTCGGCTCCACCTTCAAGAACCCCGATCTCGCCCGCACCTACCAGGAGTTGGGGAAGAAGGGCGTCGACGCGATCTACCGCGGCGACCTCGGCAAGGACATCGTCAGCACGGTGAACCATCCGCCCGTGGACCCGGCCTCGGGCTGGAACGCGCGGCCCGGCGACCTGACCGTCAAGGACCTCGCCGCCTACCGGGCCAAGCTCCAGGCGCCCACCCGGACGTCGTACCGCGGCCTCGGCGTCTACTCCATCGCGCCCTCCTCCTCGGGCGGCACGACCGTGGGCGAGGCCCTCAACATCCTCGAGCGGACGAACCTGTCGAAGGCGAGCGAGACGCAGTACCTGCACCACTTCATCGAGGCCAGCAGGATCGCGTTCGCGGACCGCGGGCGCTGGGTCGGCGACCCCGCCTTCGAGGACGTCCCGACAAGGCAGCTGCTGTCGCAGCGGTACGCCGACTCGCGCGCCTGCCTCATCAAGGACGACGCCGTCCTCACCAGCCCCCTCGCGCCCGGCGACCCGCGCAGGCCGGCCGCCTGCGCCACCGGCGGCACGGCGGCCCCGACGACGTACGAGGGCGAGAACACCACGCACCTCACCGTCGCCGACAAGTGGGGCAACGTCGTCTCCTACACGCTCACCATCGAGCAGACCGGCGGCAGCGGCATCACCGTCCCCGGCCGCGGCTTCCTCCTCAACAACGAGCTGACCGACTTCTCCTTCGCCCCGGCCGACCCGGCCGTGCACGACCCGAACCTGCCCGGCCCCGGCAAGCGGCCGCGCTCGTCGATCTCGCCGACGATCGTGCTGGACAAGCACGACAGGCCGGTCGTGGCACTGGGATCGCCCGGCGGCGCCACCATCATCACCACCGTGCTGCAGACCCTGACCGAGTTCCTCGACCGCCGGCTGCCGCTCGTCGACGCGATCGCCGCGCCGCGCGCCAGCCAGCGCAACGCCGCCCAGACGGAACTGGAGCCCGCCCTCTACGACGACACCTCCCCGGGCGGCCTGCGGGCCCGGCTCGAGGCCATCGGCCACTCCTTCAAGCGCAACCCCGAGATCGGCGCGGCGACGGCCGTGCAGCGGCTGCCCGACGGCAGGTGGCTGGCCGCCGCCGAGACCGTACGGCGCGGCGGCGGATCGGCGCAGGTCGTGCACCCGGCACGGTAG
- a CDS encoding ATP-dependent Clp protease ATP-binding subunit, with protein MTSGFNGPEGYGDPFGEFLARFFGGPRPGPRQINIGQLLSRPARELVRGAAQYAAEHGSRDLDTEHLLRAALSAEPTRSLLSRAGADPDSLATAIDERSGPVQYPPGEAPPPTSLSLTPAAKRALLDAHDLARSRGAGHIGPEHVLGALAANPDSAAGHILNAARFAATGLPSEATDAGGPAHASDGQRSTATPTLDKYGRDLTELARQGRIDPVIGRDDEIEQTIEVLSRRGKNNPVLIGDAGVGKTAVVEGLAQRIAEGDVPDVLVSRRVVALDLTGVVAGTRYRGDFEERLNTVVDEIRAHSDRLIVFIDELHTVVGAGGGGDSGAMDAANILKPPLARGELHIVGATTLEEFRRIEKDAALARRFQPILVPEPSVADALEILRGLRDRYEAHHQVRYADEALVAAVELSDRHLTDRRLPDKAIDLLDQAGARVRLGSRAKGTDVRALEREIEDLARDKDRAVADEQYEEATRLRDRIVELKQRVADTGGEDASDDGRHLEVTAEAVAEVVSRQTGIPVARLTQEEKDRLLTLEEHLHERVVGQEEAVRVVSDAVLRSRAGLASPARPIGSFLFLGPTGVGKTELARALAEALFGSEERMVRLDMSEYQERHTVSRLVGAPPGYVGHEEAGQLTEVVRRHPYSLLLLDEVEKAHPDVFNVLLQVLDDGRLTDSQGRRVDFTHTVIVMTSNLGSEEITRRGAGIGFGPGGGEAGDEARRERVLRPLREHFRPEFLNRIDEVVVFRRLTDGQLRQITDLLLEGTRRLAQAQGVTVEFADGAVDWLAERGYQPEYGARPLRRTIQREVDNQLSRLLLDGRVGQGDRVRVEVEDGRLAFRTPPPVPVAEL; from the coding sequence ATGACCAGCGGCTTCAACGGCCCGGAGGGCTACGGCGACCCCTTCGGCGAGTTCCTGGCCCGCTTCTTCGGCGGGCCTCGCCCCGGCCCCCGCCAGATCAACATCGGCCAGCTCCTCAGCAGGCCCGCGCGCGAGCTCGTCCGCGGCGCCGCCCAGTACGCCGCGGAGCACGGCAGCCGCGACCTGGACACCGAGCACCTGCTGCGGGCGGCCCTTTCCGCAGAGCCCACGCGTTCGCTGCTCAGCCGGGCGGGCGCCGACCCCGACTCCCTGGCGACGGCGATAGACGAGCGGTCGGGACCGGTGCAGTATCCGCCGGGCGAGGCGCCGCCGCCCACCTCGCTGTCCCTGACGCCCGCCGCCAAACGGGCCCTGCTGGACGCGCACGATCTGGCACGCAGCCGCGGCGCGGGCCACATCGGCCCGGAGCACGTGCTCGGCGCCCTCGCCGCCAACCCGGACTCCGCGGCCGGACACATCCTCAACGCGGCCCGCTTCGCCGCCACGGGGCTGCCGTCCGAGGCCACGGACGCGGGCGGTCCGGCCCACGCCTCCGACGGGCAGCGGTCCACCGCCACGCCCACCCTGGACAAGTACGGCCGCGACCTGACCGAGCTGGCCCGCCAGGGGCGCATCGACCCGGTGATCGGCCGGGACGACGAGATCGAACAGACCATCGAGGTCCTCTCCCGGCGCGGCAAGAACAACCCGGTGCTGATCGGCGACGCCGGCGTCGGCAAGACCGCCGTCGTGGAGGGGCTCGCCCAGCGGATCGCCGAGGGGGACGTGCCGGACGTGCTCGTCTCCCGGCGCGTGGTCGCCCTCGACCTGACCGGCGTGGTCGCGGGCACCCGCTACCGCGGCGACTTCGAGGAACGGCTGAACACCGTCGTCGACGAGATCCGCGCGCACTCCGACCGGCTGATCGTGTTCATCGACGAGCTGCACACCGTCGTCGGCGCGGGCGGGGGCGGCGACAGCGGGGCGATGGACGCCGCGAACATCCTCAAGCCGCCGCTGGCCCGCGGCGAGCTGCACATCGTCGGCGCGACGACGCTGGAGGAGTTCCGGCGCATCGAGAAGGACGCGGCGCTCGCCCGCCGCTTCCAGCCGATCCTCGTCCCGGAGCCGTCCGTCGCGGACGCGCTGGAGATCCTGCGCGGGCTGCGCGACCGCTACGAGGCCCACCACCAGGTCCGTTACGCCGACGAGGCGCTGGTGGCGGCCGTGGAGCTGTCCGACCGCCACCTCACCGACCGTCGGCTCCCCGACAAGGCCATCGACCTCCTCGACCAGGCCGGCGCCCGGGTGCGGCTCGGCTCCCGCGCCAAGGGCACCGACGTGCGGGCGTTGGAGCGCGAGATCGAGGACCTCGCCCGCGACAAGGACCGGGCGGTCGCGGACGAACAGTACGAGGAGGCCACCCGCCTGCGGGACCGCATCGTCGAGCTGAAGCAGCGCGTCGCGGACACCGGCGGCGAGGACGCCTCCGACGACGGCCGGCATCTCGAGGTCACCGCGGAGGCCGTCGCCGAGGTCGTGTCCCGGCAGACCGGCATCCCCGTCGCCCGGCTCACCCAGGAGGAGAAGGACCGGCTGCTCACCCTCGAGGAGCATCTGCACGAACGGGTGGTCGGCCAGGAGGAGGCCGTACGGGTCGTCTCCGACGCGGTGCTGCGCTCCCGGGCCGGCCTCGCGAGCCCCGCCCGGCCGATCGGCAGCTTCCTGTTCCTCGGTCCGACCGGCGTCGGCAAGACGGAGCTGGCCCGGGCGCTCGCCGAGGCGCTGTTCGGCAGCGAGGAGCGGATGGTCCGGCTCGACATGAGCGAGTACCAGGAACGGCACACCGTCAGCCGGCTGGTGGGCGCCCCGCCCGGCTACGTCGGCCACGAGGAGGCCGGGCAGCTCACGGAGGTCGTGCGCCGGCACCCGTACTCGCTGCTGCTGCTCGACGAGGTGGAGAAGGCCCACCCGGACGTCTTCAACGTCCTGTTGCAGGTCCTCGACGACGGCCGCCTCACCGACTCCCAGGGCCGCAGGGTCGACTTCACCCACACCGTGATCGTGATGACCAGCAACCTGGGTTCGGAGGAGATCACCCGACGCGGCGCCGGCATCGGCTTCGGGCCGGGCGGCGGCGAGGCCGGCGACGAGGCGCGGCGGGAGCGGGTGCTGCGGCCGCTGCGCGAGCACTTCCGGCCGGAGTTCCTGAACCGGATCGACGAGGTGGTCGTCTTCCGTCGGCTCACCGACGGGCAACTGCGGCAGATCACCGACCTGCTGCTGGAGGGCACCCGCCGGCTGGCGCAGGCGCAGGGCGTCACGGTCGAGTTCGCCGACGGGGCCGTCGACTGGCTCGCCGAGCGCGGCTACCAGCCCGAGTACGGCGCCCGCCCGCTGCGCCGCACCATCCAGCGCGAGGTCGACAACCAGCTCTCGCGGCTGCTGCTCGACGGCCGGGTGGGGCAGGGCGACCGGGTGCGGGTGGAGGTCGAGGACGGACGGCTCGCGTTCCGCACCCCGCCGCCCGTCCCGGTCGCCGAGTTGTGA
- the map gene encoding type I methionyl aminopeptidase yields MVELKTDTSIDAMHEAGQVVARALTTVREAAGVGVSLLELDELAHDVLRAAGATSPFLGYRPEFAPTPFPAVLCASVNEAIVHGIPTRYRLRDGDLVSLDFGAQLGGWAGDSAVSFIVGRARPADVRLIETAERALAAGIEAAVVGNRVGDIAHAIGTVCRAAGYGIPDGFGGHGIGRHMHEDPAVPNEGRPGRGLPLRHGMVIAIEPMLIAGGTDGYHAAPDGWTLRTNDGSRAAHAEHTVAITNSGPRVLTERR; encoded by the coding sequence ATGGTGGAACTGAAGACGGACACATCGATCGACGCCATGCACGAGGCGGGCCAGGTGGTCGCCCGCGCCCTGACGACCGTGCGGGAGGCCGCCGGCGTCGGCGTCTCCCTGCTGGAGCTGGACGAGCTGGCCCACGACGTGCTGCGGGCGGCGGGCGCCACGTCGCCGTTCCTCGGCTACCGCCCGGAGTTCGCGCCCACGCCGTTCCCGGCGGTGCTCTGCGCGTCGGTGAACGAGGCGATCGTGCACGGCATCCCCACCCGCTACCGGCTGCGCGACGGCGACCTCGTCTCGCTCGACTTCGGCGCGCAACTGGGCGGCTGGGCGGGCGACTCGGCCGTCAGCTTCATCGTGGGCAGGGCCCGCCCGGCGGACGTCCGGCTGATCGAGACGGCCGAGCGGGCCCTGGCGGCCGGCATCGAGGCGGCGGTCGTCGGCAATCGCGTCGGCGACATCGCGCACGCCATCGGAACGGTGTGCCGGGCGGCGGGCTACGGCATCCCGGACGGCTTCGGGGGCCATGGCATCGGCCGCCACATGCACGAGGATCCGGCGGTCCCCAACGAGGGCCGCCCGGGCCGTGGTCTCCCGCTCCGCCACGGCATGGTCATCGCCATCGAGCCCATGCTGATCGCGGGCGGCACCGACGGCTACCACGCGGCCCCGGACGGCTGGACCCTGCGCACGAACGACGGCTCGCGCGCGGCCCACGCCGAGCACACGGTGGCGATCACGAACAGCGGGCCGAGGGTGCTGACCGAGCGCCGGTAA
- a CDS encoding helix-turn-helix domain-containing protein, giving the protein MVRTPLTPEEHERGERLGRLLREARGGRSMAEIAASAGISAETLRKIETGRAPTPAFFTVAALSRVLGLSMDELAGLCSPAAVGSV; this is encoded by the coding sequence ATGGTGCGTACCCCCCTCACCCCTGAAGAGCACGAGCGCGGCGAGCGGCTCGGCCGGCTGCTGCGCGAGGCGCGTGGCGGCCGGAGCATGGCCGAGATCGCGGCGAGCGCGGGAATCTCCGCCGAGACCCTCCGCAAGATCGAGACCGGCCGCGCGCCCACCCCGGCGTTCTTCACCGTCGCCGCGCTCTCCCGCGTGCTCGGCCTGTCGATGGACGAGCTGGCCGGGCTGTGCTCGCCGGCGGCCGTGGGATCCGTGTGA
- a CDS encoding nitrilase-related carbon-nitrogen hydrolase — protein MANVVRAALVQATWTGDTESMVAKHEEHAREAARRGAKIIGFQEVFNAPYFCQVQEPEHYRWAEPVPDGPTVRRMRDLARETGMVIVVPVFEVEQSGFYYNTAAVIDADGSYLGKYRKHHIPQVKGFWEKYYFRPGNIGWPVFDTAVGRVGVYICYDRHFPEGWRQLGLKGAQLVYNPSATHRGLSAHLWQLEQPAAAVANEYFVAAINRVGVEEYGDNDFYGTSYFVDPRGKFVGDVASDKDEELVVRDLDFDLVEEVRQQWAFYRDRRPDAYEGLVQP, from the coding sequence ATGGCCAACGTCGTACGTGCCGCACTGGTCCAGGCCACCTGGACCGGCGACACCGAGTCCATGGTGGCGAAACACGAGGAGCACGCCCGCGAGGCGGCCCGCCGGGGCGCGAAGATCATCGGGTTCCAGGAGGTGTTCAACGCTCCCTACTTCTGTCAGGTCCAGGAGCCTGAGCACTACCGCTGGGCGGAGCCGGTCCCGGACGGGCCGACCGTGCGCCGCATGCGGGACCTCGCCCGCGAGACGGGCATGGTGATCGTCGTGCCGGTCTTCGAGGTCGAGCAGTCCGGCTTCTACTACAACACCGCCGCCGTGATCGACGCCGACGGCTCCTACCTCGGCAAGTACCGCAAGCACCACATCCCCCAGGTGAAGGGCTTCTGGGAGAAGTACTACTTCCGGCCGGGAAACATCGGCTGGCCGGTGTTCGACACGGCCGTCGGCCGGGTCGGCGTGTACATCTGCTACGACCGCCACTTCCCCGAGGGCTGGCGGCAGCTGGGCCTCAAGGGCGCGCAGCTGGTCTACAACCCGTCCGCCACCCACCGCGGCCTCTCCGCCCACCTGTGGCAGCTGGAGCAGCCCGCGGCCGCCGTCGCCAACGAGTACTTCGTCGCCGCGATCAACCGGGTCGGCGTCGAGGAGTACGGCGACAACGACTTCTACGGGACGTCGTACTTCGTCGACCCGCGCGGCAAGTTCGTCGGCGACGTCGCGAGCGACAAGGACGAGGAACTCGTGGTCCGCGACCTCGACTTCGACCTCGTCGAGGAGGTCCGACAGCAGTGGGCCTTCTACCGCGACCGCCGCCCCGACGCCTACGAAGGGCTGGTGCAGCCGTGA